GCCTCTATTTTAAGGCCAACCGACAAGCTTATTACGACCACCTCCAAAATGTTCGTGAAACAGGAGATTGGGAAGCTTGGATTGAGTTCTTTCTTGATGGTGTCATTGATACAGCTAACCAAGCTACCGCCACGGCACGAGCCATTATGGATTTGTTTGAGGCTGACCGTTTTAAAATCGGTGAGTCTGGTAAATCAACAGCAGCCGTCTTGACAATCCACACTTATCTGCAATCCCAGCCCATTGCAAATACCGGTACGATTAAAGAGGCTTGTAATGTTTCGCTACCAACAGTCCTGCGCAGCCTCACAGCGCTGGAAGAGTTGGGTATTGTCCGTGAAGTAACTGGAAAAGAGCGAAACAAGGTATTCGTATATCAAGATTACCTCAGCATCTTAAGCAGCGGCACAGAACCTATAGCAAGGTAAATCGAGACCAAATAATGACAGGTAAAGACAAAAGAAGAGAAAATCACTATGTACCAGAATGGTACCAAAAAGGCTTTTTGATTGACGGCAAAAATCAGCTTCATCGTCTAGACCTTGCTCCCGATAAAAAGGAATTACCGGACGGACGGATCATTTCACTGAATGATTACCATACAAAACCTACTTCAAAGTGTTTTGTACAACGGGATTTGTATACAACTTTCTTTGGCACATATATTGATGACGAAATAGAGCGGAGACTATTCGGTGAAATAGACGATAGCTCGTAACCCTTTGCGAAATGATCATCAAAAAGGAAGTTTCAAGGTAAACCTCTACACCGGAAAGTGGGGAGATTTCGCAACAGGTGATTATGGTGGCGATGTGATTAGCTTAGGGGCGTTCCTTGCTGGCATTTCACAAAAAGATTCTGCGTTGGCCTTAGCTGAAATGTTAGGGGTTGATGCCTATGAGTAATGTCAAAGAGGGCATGTTCGATCCCATTGAGAAAGGTGAAAGAAAGCGCCAAACTCGAAAAAGGAAGCGACAAGAAGAATGGGTGCCTGTAGCAGTTGTACCACTTGAAGCCGGGCCAGCCCCGGCCTATCACAACATTCACGGTGCACCCAGCGCAATATATGAATACCGGGACCTGAACAGGGACCTTATTTGTACAGTCAATCGGTTTGACCTTGCTGAAGGTAAGAAAGAATTCTTCCCTGCTTCATTTTGTGAACATAGCGTTAGCAAAGAAAAGGAATGGCGCTGGAAAGCACCGCTTGAGCCTCGCCCTTTGTATAATGCACAGCTGTTGTCTGAAAAGCCGTCTGCAACTGTAATCCTATGCGAAGGCGAAAAGGCTGCTGATGTGGCTGCTATTCTTTGCCCTGACCATATTGCCGTATCGACAATGGGTGGATCAAACGCAGCAGGAAAGACGATCAAGCCGCCAGACAACCAATTTATCACCAGCTCGCAGCAAATCTAGAACAGCATTCAGTTGAACTCGGTCACGTTTAGAACCTGATTGTTTCTCCTTAAAGATATCCCGTTCATCGCAACCGTACTTGATCAAAGCATCCAGTTGTAAGGACCAGTCTTGATCATTTGTTGAAACCCTTGAATACAGATCGTGTATTTATCGATTTATTTAAGGCCGTTTTAAATCCGTATATCGAAATCCGTATTGATGCAGAAAGTTGGATGACGATTACTGGGGATACGTTGGCTGACAAGGATGATAATACGAAAAACAAGGTTTTTGCACTAGGAATGGTGAAACCAGAACTGTTTATGGGATGCACAATCCTAGGTGCAAATATCGAACACTCATTAATGTATGACTACTGGAAAAACCACCTAGGAATCGACATGAATTCTCATCAGCCATTGATTGGACGTCTATTTAATACCAATGGGAACCTCTCTGAAAGGATCAAGATTCACTATCTGAGTGATGTTAAACAAAACTCTAAATCATTAAAGTCCAAGATTGATGATCATGGTGAAATGACGATTGATAAGATTGAGCGTGAACTTCTTTCGCACATTGGTGAAGAGACAAAAGTTCTTTACGTAGGAAACAATGATGACGACTTGCCATTGATGGGTAATGCTTCCGGCTGGGAAAGAATGTCAGTTGAGAACAAAGGGCTGAACCAATACCGTCATTACACAAATATTGTGTTTCTGCCAGCACTGAACAGGACCCCAAGGCACATTGCGAAATTGAGAGATTGGTTTGGTATTTCACCTGAAACTCTGAGACGTTCCACACAATATGAAG
This sequence is a window from Terasakiella sp. SH-1. Protein-coding genes within it:
- a CDS encoding recombinase family protein; the protein is MIKYGCDERDIFKEKQSGSKRDRVQLNAVLDLLRAGDKLVVWRLDRLSCCV